A stretch of DNA from Halobacteriovorax vibrionivorans:
TTATGCCCGCGAGCCTGGTGTTCGTGTTATGGAGCAAATGGTTGCTAAACTTTGTCGACGTGCAGCCTTAGAAAAAGTAAATGCAAAGAGAAAGAAGGTATTTGCACCTAAGCCAGCTGAACTTGAAGATATTTTAGGAACGGCAAGATATCAGAGTGAAAAGGCCCTAAAGAAATTATCTCCAGGTATGACGACTGGACTTGCGTGGACAGGTTATGGTGGTGATATTCTTTATATTGAAACTCTTTCTTTAAATGGAAAAGGTTTTAAGTTAACAGGCCAACTTGGTGATGTTATGAATGAGTCTGCTAACCTAGCTTATAGTTATGTTAAACAACTTCTTCAAAATGAAATGGATGAATTTTTTAAGATGAAGCCTAAGAGAAAGGCATCGGATGAAAATGAAGAAGAGTTAGAAGACTTTTTATCTGAAAGAGAAGTTCACCTACACTTACCTGCCGGTGCAACACCAAAGGATGGACCAAGTGCTGGTATAACAATGGCCTTAGCTCTTTATACACTTGCTCATAATGTGAAAGTGAAAAGTAACTTGGCCATGACTGGAGAGTTATCTCTTACTGGAAAAGTACTTCCAGTTGGTGGGATTAAAGAAAAAGTTCTTGCTGCAAAAAGAGCAGGGATTACAAATATTATTTTACCAATTGATAATGAAAAGGATTTAAAGGAAGTTCCTGAAAGACACAGAAAAGGAATGAAATTTTATCCAGTAGCGCACTTTGATGAAGTATTGAAGATTGCACTTCCAAAGTTTAAACCTAAGTTTAAGAAATAAAAAAAGCCTCTCGTATGAGAGGCTTTTTTTTATGAAATTTAAATATAAATTAAAATTCGTCTGAATCGTATTCACTTACTGGAGCATGCTTAACTTTTCCAGCTGCAATTTCTCTAAGTGCTGTTACAACATCTTTGTTTTTGCTCTTAACAAGTTGGTCTGCACCATCTCTTAATTGCTTAACACGCTTTGCTGCTAAGTGAACTAACTCGTAACGGTTCTCAACTTTTTCTAAACAGTCTTCAATTGTAATTCTTGCCATTTGTGCACTCCGAAAAATTAAATGTGACTTAAGTTATTTTTATAGGACAAAGCGCTGTTTTTGTCTAGATACTGGACGTAAATATTTAAAATATTTAAAGTATTATTATAATGCTTTTAGTAATTTCAGTAACTTATGTTAATTGGGGAATATCGCCTTTTGCATACCAATTGGGTATGAACAATCAAATATTTATATTTACAGAAAACATAAGAGTGAGACCATCTGCGTTGTTTTTCAAACAGAAATTCAATGGTGTGTGCTGTGGCCATAAATTGAAACGACTCGAGCTGAGCTTTAAAGATGAAAAAGTTAATTTGGCAATCGGCTATTATATTTTTAAGATTGTGGTGAATAGGATAGACTCTCATATACTTTATGGCGATATTGTCAGTTATAAGTTTTTTAAAGAGTAGATATGGATGAAAATACAGTTTTAGAACTTGCCCTTGAAGAAAGAAAGTTCTTACATGAGATATCAAATAAGTTAGCTGTTGCAGATGGGATGGCCGCAAAGGTTCTAAGGCTTATGGAATCTTCTAATGCAGATGAAGATCTAATTCGCCGTCAAAAGAAAGCTTTAAAGGCCATTAAAGATCAAATTGAATTGGTAAAAAAGCGTCGTTTTATCCTTCACGAGAGATCAAACGTTCAAAGCATTTAATTTAGATTCACGCTTACTTGGTCGCCAACCATAAATGAAGATATTTCAAGTATAGGGCGCTTCTCTTCGCTATTGAAATTCTTTGTAATTGCAATTGAAGTATCGCCATCATGATGGATGACTTCGAGTTGACCTACTTTCATTTTATGACGATAGCGTCTTTCTTTATCATAAGGATCGTTGAGAATAATAATTCTGTAAACGTCTAAGAGAGTACCGTTTTTGATACCTTGTTTCTCTCCGATATTAACATAATAATTTTTTTGAATTTCAGACACATCGTTGGTCATTGGTAATTCGTGCTCAACAGAGTAGATCATATAATCATTGGCACAGACTTGGATTTGTAGAGTTAATCCAATGACGACAAGTATGAAATGAGCAAGAGTCTTCATAACTAATTATCCTTTGTTGTTGCAGTCATATACTTTTTTACAAGCATACTGATCTACTATTCGGAAATTAGAGGAAAAAAATGATAGTGAAGGGAGGGAGAAGGACCGGGGGAAATATATTCCCCCGAAATTATGTCGAACTTAATTATTTCAATCTTAAGTATTTAACTTTATTAACCACGAGATCATTATATCTGAAGTTATTTAGTCGGTTATGATAAACAATATAGTCTCTCGAGTAATAGAGAAGTACCCATGGTAAGTCCTCGAGAACAATTTCTTCAACCTCGGCCATCAAGTGATACTTTTGATCGTTGTCAGAGAGCACCTTTATTTTTTCAAACTTTTTATCAAACTCTTTATTTGAATAATTAGATACGTTTGGCCCTGGTGCTTGGTTTTGTGTTGTTAGTAATTGAAGAACATTTTCACTATCTGGATAATCTAGAGTCCAACCATCAAGCCAAATTTGGAGTTTCCCCTCTTTGGCCTTTTTTAGGAAAGCAGGAAATGTATTGAGTTTAATTTCAATTTTTATCCCAATTGCTTCAAGATCTTGCTTCAGTAATTCGGCCCTTTGTCTTTGAGTCGTTGAAGAGGCCCTCGTGTCGTAAACAAGAGTTGGAAGACCTTCTCCGTTTGGATAGCCTGCTTTTTTTAAGTATTCTTTAGCTTTTTCAATATTGTAACTATAAGGAAGCTTACGAGATGGATCGTATCCTGGAATACCTGGAGGATAAATCGAGTTAGCTTTCAGTCCGATATTATTAGTAAATGTTTTAATATACTTTTCAATATTTACTGCATGAGCAATGGCCAAGCGAAGATTCTTATTAGTTCCTACGATAGGGTCTTTCATATTGAAAGAAAACCACCAGTAAGTGAATGAAGAGAAGATGTCGAGTGTGATATCTTTATCCTTGTATTCTTCAGTTAGCTCTCCACTAGGTGATACTAGTGAATGATAGTTATCTTTTGGAACTCTTAGGAAGTCGAGATTACCAGACATAAATTGTAACCATCGAGTTTGTGCTTCTTTAATTATATGAAATTCAATTTTATCGATAAATGGAAGGCGTTTCCCGGCATCTTCTAATAATTCTTTACTGTGGGCGAAGCGATCACCTTTTCCAGGGTAGAATTCCTTATGGTAATTTTTGAATCGACTCATGAAAAGCTTTGAGCCACGGAACCACTTGTCTAATTTATAAGGGCCAGTTCCAATAAGTTCATCAATAAAAGTCTCTTCTTTCATTGCTTCAGCTGGCATTGGCGAAGTAAAACTCATGGCCAGTGCATTTAACATTTGTGGATATGGCTCTACTAATTTGATTTGAAGAGTGCGCTCATCCAATGCCTTCAATCCTTCAACATCTGTTGATAGGAGTTTACTAAAATCACTTCCAACCTCTTCTCTAAATTTATTAAGACCAACGACACGGCCATCAAATAACCACCAACCATTACTACGGTAAGGCCTAAAGGCTAGTCGCTTAATCTGGTTAATAAAATCCTCTGCTTTAACAAACCTTGGTTTTTTAAAAGCTGGATGATCGTGATACTGGATATTTTCTTTGATCTTTATTGTATATGTGAGGCCATCTTCAGAAACTTGAGGCATATCTTCAGCAAGAAGAGGAACTAGCTTTAAAGGTTTTCTGAGATAGTGG
This window harbors:
- a CDS encoding ABC transporter substrate-binding protein, with the protein product MRKITLFSTLLILVTLTLTSCRVSKTDKNTLRFPLTESISTIDPVNAYDSVSMSVVYQGYEQLYEYHYLRKPLKLVPLLAEDMPQVSEDGLTYTIKIKENIQYHDHPAFKKPRFVKAEDFINQIKRLAFRPYRSNGWWLFDGRVVGLNKFREEVGSDFSKLLSTDVEGLKALDERTLQIKLVEPYPQMLNALAMSFTSPMPAEAMKEETFIDELIGTGPYKLDKWFRGSKLFMSRFKNYHKEFYPGKGDRFAHSKELLEDAGKRLPFIDKIEFHIIKEAQTRWLQFMSGNLDFLRVPKDNYHSLVSPSGELTEEYKDKDITLDIFSSFTYWWFSFNMKDPIVGTNKNLRLAIAHAVNIEKYIKTFTNNIGLKANSIYPPGIPGYDPSRKLPYSYNIEKAKEYLKKAGYPNGEGLPTLVYDTRASSTTQRQRAELLKQDLEAIGIKIEIKLNTFPAFLKKAKEGKLQIWLDGWTLDYPDSENVLQLLTTQNQAPGPNVSNYSNKEFDKKFEKIKVLSDNDQKYHLMAEVEEIVLEDLPWVLLYYSRDYIVYHNRLNNFRYNDLVVNKVKYLRLK
- the rpoZ gene encoding DNA-directed RNA polymerase subunit omega, producing the protein MARITIEDCLEKVENRYELVHLAAKRVKQLRDGADQLVKSKNKDVVTALREIAAGKVKHAPVSEYDSDEF